In Phaseolus vulgaris cultivar G19833 chromosome 3, P. vulgaris v2.0, whole genome shotgun sequence, the sequence cactctcaccctgattctctcttttatgtctctttccctgcttctgggcataacagcattctgttatgcttttctggcatgtgtcagaaacttgttatgcttttcagagaaagcgtaccttcagaatcagcagtgggagcgtgagagtctgtgtaTGTCTGCGCGTcgctgcgcttggctgcgcctgtctgtacctttagtggtacggagtgctcttttgtcttgaccgcacccctctcagaagatgacacgtggaggcctgcaactcacatctaaccacccacgtgtcatttactggaagggctctagcgcttctctttgtgtgcccaagtcacgcccttgcggagtaacttaggatatccctcttatctgggtaaatcgcatactcttaggagaacatcgggtgtggctggtctaggcacactcaccagacgttgctctctgcgtaggcgacttacccttcacgatgccacgcacgtagtgggttgagggaatcaccaatcactgactggtttactagttccctcaggccactctcgtgcatgattccctgaggtgtgctcatgcgagatccatgcgtaacgctctcgctgggaacctcagtcccagtttaactgcgtgtaacacgagaccccgatgactgatcagtgtttatttgtttcttcacgttctgccttcaggcgttagtctgagaactggtctgttggtggccacttggctactgaccaccgatcaccattctggatgatctgtcccccgacctctctgccgcctggtCTGTCGGTgatcacttggttactgaccaccgatcaccgctcttggcgatcgtccccctgacctctctgccacctggtccacgtgtcaccctgcgagtggtccacgtggttctctgttgctgacgtcatcaactaccgatgaccgatcggatcagaaACGATGCAGGCTCTCCAAGAAACGATGGTCACATCAAGAGCAGATCAAGAACGCATCCAGATTGATCTGGTTGCGTCGCTAATGAGGAATGAAGAACTGCAAAGAACCAACGAGGAATTGCGTAGGGATTTGCACAATCAGGCAGGGGAACGTGAGGTGTAAGATCAAGAACTTGCGACACCACCCAGGGAATTCCCGGTGCCGTTCTCGTAAGCGATCATGGACGTCGTGATACCAACCACGCTCGTGGGGCCCAAAGTCACCTTCACCGgtgtagaggacccagaggcccatctcacaaccttccatacgcagatgatgttggttAGGGGTTCTGACGCAATGCGAtgcaagttgttcatgagcacattggTGGGAATAacgatggattggttcatcagcctccctaaTGGCCACGTGACGTCATTCGCGCAACCTTCTAAGCTGTTCAGAGAATAATATATCGCGAATCCGGCTCCCCCATCCATCTCTTACGATCTTTTTGACGTAAGTCAATATCAGGAAGAGTCCCTAAAGGAGTTCCTCAACCGTtttggggcacaggtggtgaggctAAACACTGAGGATGAAACAATGATGGTGCATGCGTTAAGAAAGGGCATTATGCCGAGACCTTTCAACAAATCGCTCATCAGGAACCGCCCCAGAACCTTCAGCGAGATAAGGCGTCGAGCGGTGGCTCATATTGCTGTGGAGGGAGAAGTCAACGAGAAGCGCACGTGCGTTGTTCCCACGCACCCACGAGCACCAGGTCGACCTCAACCcttgagggtgcatgaggcaacgACAGGGAAGAGGGCTCCAGCGAAGCAGCAGCCTTACGAGCCCAGAAAGCCCCAAACCAAGGGATGCGCAAGGCAGAATGTACTGTCGAGGCACAACTTCGTGGTAGAGATGAAGGACCTGATCGTCGTCCCCAACATAGCGGAGAGATTGAAGATACCCGCTAAGTTCGACAGGAAGTTAGAGCCCAACAAAaacgcatggtgcgagttccaccaagcgttTGGTCATCCCATACGCAACtgcttggcgttgggacaccagtTAGACGAGCTGGTGAAGAGCGGTTTTCTGAACGACTATTTGGCGGAGCCACAAGGAGCCCAGAACTTGACAACGTCATGAGAGGATCAGGGGCACGAGATACCCATGCATGGTGAGGTCCACACTATCGCGGGGGGTTTCTCAGAAGGAAGGTATACTGTTTCTCAACGGAAGAAGTATGCCCGAGCAGTGTTTTTGGTAGAGGCACAGGAGGCAGATGATGTCCTTGACGtcgaccttgtcttcaccaaggccgacctaAGAGATTTCGTCCCCCATGACAACGACACGATGGTGATCTCTGTAGTAACCGTTGGGAGGAAGGTACACCTTGTACTggtggatcaaggaagctcgacagacgtGATATTCTggacgaccttcaacaagctgcagttATCCCTTGATTTGTTAAGGCCTTATACGGGCTGCTTGTACGATTTCGCGGGAGACCAGGTGGAAGTGCGTGGGCACCTGGAGCTAAGGACCACCATCACAGATGGTGTCGCGTCCCGTACGGAGaacatcaggtaccttgtcGTCAATGCCTCCTCTGCTTATAACATACTGTTGGGTAGACTTACGCTGAAGAGGCTGAGGGCGATGgcgtcgacgaggcacatgaagatgaagatgccTGACTTAGGAGGGAAGGTGATTACCATTAAGTCAGATCAAAAAAAGGCTAAGAGATGTTATGAGAACAACATCAAGACAAAGAGATGGGTGTTCATGGTTACCACCAGGGCACCAAGTGAAGAAGGGGTCGCCCCAGCAGAAATCGCCAGGGAGAGGCGACCCGAACCAGAAGGGGAATCCTGGAGAGCGAAATTGGAGGTAGGACGTTCAAGCTTGGCAAATCGCTAGGACAAGCAGCACAGGACTGAATCGTCGAGGTCATAGCACGACATCTGgacgccttcgcatggtccgcctcggacatgccaggtATAGACTCAGACTTTCTGTGCCAccgcctcaccatggaccccaaggtcAGGCCTATCCaccagagaagaaggaagttcaacgaagagttgTCTTGTTAGTGTTACacagtgatgccctttgggctaaagaatgcaggtgccacctaccagaggctgatggacagagTGCTTGCACCCATGATAGGGCGAAACGTGCAAGCttatgtggacgacatggtgtTGACCTCACAGGTAAAAGCTCAGCATGTGGCTGACTTAGAAGAGCTATTTACGACAATAGctaagtacaggctgaagctgaaccccgagaagtgcgtgtTCGGGGTGGAGGCcagtaaattcttgggtttcttACTCACTGAGCAtgggatagaggcgaatcccgagaagtgtgttGCGATCCTCGCAATGAGAAGCCCAATCTCaatgaaggaggtgcagcagttgacaggCGGATGGCCGCTCTGTCCAGATTTGTATCAGTTGGAGGAGACAAGGGTCACCCTTACTTCCAGTGTTTGAGGAGGAACAACAGATTCATCTGGACTAGGGAGTGTGAAGAGGCAttcctcaagctgaaggagtacctggccagtCCCCCAGTGTTGTGTAAACCACAACTGGGTTCTCCACTTTGCCTGTACTTCACTGTGACGGAGCGGGCGATCAGTTCGGTCCTCGTGCAGAAGAAGGACCAAGTTCAAAAGCCTatatactttgtgagcaaagtaTTACATGGCCCTGAGGTAagatatcaggccctagagAAGGAGACCCTGACAGTGGTATTTTAGGCGATGAGGCTTCGACATTACTTCCAAAGctttacagtggtggtgatgatagACCTGCCTATCCTCAAAGTCCTGCAGAAACCGGACGTGGCGGGAAGGATGGTACGATGGGCAGTGGAAATCTTGGAGTTCGATGTCCAGTACGAACCATGAGGTCCTATCAAAGGCCAAGTTTACACAGATttcgtggtagagctctcctcgcAGATGCACACCAAGAGGAAGTCGACTTCCGGTGGGTGCTCTCTACAGATGGGTCCTCTAACCAACAAGGCAGCGGGGCAggtgtcatcttggaaggaccaaacgggctattgatcgagcaggccctaaggttcgccttcaaggccagcaacaatcaggcagagTACGAAGCCCTCATTGTAGGCATGCTATTGGCAAAAGAGATTGGAGCGCAAAGTCTGTTGGCGAAGAGCGACTCCCTACTGGTCACAAGTTAGGTAAATGGGGAATACCAGGCCAAGGACCCTCAGATGGTTGCCTACTTAGGGTATGTTCAGATTCTAAAGGGGTCATTGGCGGTGTTCGAGTTGGTGCATgtcccaagagagcagaatgcccgagctaacatgctagctaagctcgccagttcaggcaaggggggcaggcagaggacggtcatacaggaaaccctgaagacacctcgcCTTTCACTGCAAATAACCGGGTGGGGGTGCACCAGGTCAGCACGACAAGAGGAAGGGCGAGGAGTCATTGGTCATTGACCCAGTAGACACTGCAGACTCCCAAGGTTGGCATATACCCAACCCTGGGGAGGAATCGATGCAGatttgtctggtcgaaggaggAGATACCTGGATGACCCCCTACAAGCGCTACCTGGCTGATAGGATACTCCCGTTGGAACCCACAGAATCcaggaaaatcaagaaaaattatGCCAAGTACACCCTCATTGACGGAGAGTTGTTCAGATATGGGTTCACCCATCCAATCTTGGTATGTGTAAGCGGAGACCAATGTGTACGAATAATAGGAGAGCTCCACGAAAggatatgtgggagtcacatcgatGAACAATCTCTAGCATCAAAGGCCATTCGTGTGGGATACTATTGGCCAACCGTAAGGGAAGACTACATGAGATACACACAGCAGTGTCAACAGCAAGGTGCCGCCAGAGGAGCTcaggtcgatttacagcccttggcctttccatacatggggaatcaaTATCCTGAGGCCCTTTCCTTTGGCAATAAGGCatatgaagtacctcgtggtcgccatagagtacttcacgaagtggatagaagATGAGCCAATGGTGCAGATCATGACCCACAAgatccaacactttgtgtggaagaatatagtGTGCCGCTTTGGGGTACCAAAGCGCTTGGTGTCTGACAATGGCacacagtttgcaagccaacagcTAGGTAAGCTATGCTCAGAGGTTGGAATAAAGCAAGTGTTCACATCAGTCGAGAAtccacaaacgaatgggcaggtcgagtctgaATAGAGTCctgctcagaggtctgaagagaaggctcgagaaggccaaaggaacctaggcagaggaggttcctataatagtgtgggcttaccacaccattCCCCATTCCACCACTagagagacacccttcagcttggtgtatgggtcagacgcaaagattccagtggagatccaagagagctcgccacGCTTCTTGAACTTCGTGTctgaagagtccaacgaagaaagaaaggtgaacctggacctactggatgaagttagggaggaagcaagaatcaaAGTTGAAGcgttgaagagaagggtggagtagaAGTACAGGTCGAAGCTGAAGCCTCGTCAGTTCCAGGTCGTCGACCTAGTGATGTAGAAGAACCACCCTTATCAgttagagaacaagttgtccctcaaatggactggtcctttcagagtgacagaggcccttgggaatggagcatacaggcttGAGACAATGGAAGGAGGCGTGATTCCTCGTACATGGAATGCGGCCAACCTTAAGTTTTACTTCAATTGAACAGTAACATTGTACATAGTtcttaggggacactctttttcccttataagggttttttaatgacgTCACCCAATAAATTTCGATTGAAATACTCTCTCGAATTTTTGTACAATGCAGTTACGAACCTGTTCCCTTGCATTAGAGGTCTTGAGTGTGGGAAAGGTAAGTTCGCAAAGAACACTTCCTCCCTTGGGTGAGAGCGCTAAGGTCGAACGAAGTGGTTCACTAGAgaaatcctcctcgcctttgagcgaagacgaggtcagttacgaacctattcccttgcgttagaggttTCAAGTGTGGGAAAGATAAGTTCGTAGAGAACACttcccccctcgagtgagagcGCTAAGGTCGAACGAAGTGATTCACCAGAGAAATCATCCTTCACCTTTGAGTGAAGACGAGGTCAGTTACGAACTATTCaaccttgcgttagaggtctcgagtgtgggaaaggtaggttcatagagaacacctcccccctcgagtgagaacgccaaggttgaacgaaatagttcactAGTTAAATCCTTCTTCACCTTTGAGTGAAGACGAGGTTAGTTATGAACTGTTCaaccttgcgttagaggtctcgagtgtgggaaaggtaggttcgtagatgTACCAACCAGTCCTCAAACATCAACGTCAAGGATCGACATCGAACCTCGCCAACAGAGGGAGAGATCGGACGCCGGTGGTCTGAACAACTATATTGGGCCAAGTAAGGTGGGCCCCAAAATTATACTAGTTACCAGTTAAAACATCATATATGAGAGGAAGCCTTAagacacgag encodes:
- the LOC137839181 gene encoding uncharacterized protein, with translation MHGEVHTIAGGFSEGRYTVSQRKKYARAVFLVEAQEADDVLDVDLVFTKADLRDFVPHDNDTMVISVVTVGRKVHLVLVDQGSSTDVIFWTTFNKLQLSLDLLRPYTGCLYDFAGDQVEVRGHLELRTTITDGVASRTENIRYLVVNASSAYNILLGRLTLKRLRAMASTRHMKMKMPDLGGKVITIKSDQKKAKRCYENNIKTKRWVFMVTTRAPSEEGVAPAEIARERRPEPEGESWRAKLEVGRSSLANR